The following are encoded together in the Oryzias melastigma strain HK-1 linkage group LG17, ASM292280v2, whole genome shotgun sequence genome:
- the acss2l gene encoding acyl-CoA synthetase short chain family member 2 like: protein MVVPESKDKLFHPPDDLQRDAHVPDFNSYLEIYRKSLEDPEAFWKEVADEFYWKKPATGPMLQYNFDITKGNIYIKCMEGAKTNMCYNVLDRHVKDRNLGEKVAFHWEGNSPEHHLTITYQQLLSRVCRCANVLKKMGVKKGDRVSIYLPMIPELIYTMLACARIGAVHSIVFAGFSSESLCERIMDAQSSVLVTADGVYRGEKLINLKQISDDALEKCGEKAPCSVTKCLVVNHHAVRTKGGTSCNKLQTPWDMKRDMWWDEAMADSPEECEPEWLDAEDPLFILYTSGSTGKPKGVLHTTAGYLLYTSLTFKYVFDHHHDDVYWCTADVGWITGHSYITYGPLANGATSVLFEGVPVYPHIGRFWEIIEKYRVTKFYTAPTAIRMLMKYGQEPLQKFDLSTLRILGTVGEPINPEAWQWYHEVVGQGRCPVVDTFWQTETGGHVLTPLPAATPLKPGSATFPFFGVEPTILNEHGEELEGEAEGYLVFRRPWPGIMRTVYKSQERFESTYFRKFPGFYVTGDGCRRDKDGYYWITGRIDDMLNVSGHLMSTAEVEAALAQHPAVSEAAVVSRPHKVKGECLHCFVTLKDTKEFNQKLVEELKKQVRDRIGPIATPDFIQNAPALPKTRSGKIMRRVLRQIARNETDLGDLSTLADPKVVEVLFSQRSEAAA from the exons ATGGTTGTTCCTGAATCTAAGGATAAGTTGTTTCATCCTCCTGATGATCTGCAGAGGGATGCTCACGTCCCTGATTTTAACTCATACCTGGAAATCTACAGGAAGTCTTTGGAGGATCCAGAAG CTTTCTGGAAGGAGGTTGCTGATGAGTTCTATTGGAAGAAGCCAGCCACAGGACCAATGCTGCAGTACAACTTTGACATTACAAAAGGCAACATATACATCAAGTGTATGGAAGGAGCCAAAACCAACATGTGTTATAATGTCCTGGACAGGCATGTGAAGGACAGGAACCTCGGGGAAAAGGTTGCCTTTCACTG GGAGGGGAACTCTCCAGAGCATCATCTGACCATCACCTACCAGCAGCTGCTGAGCCGTGTCTGCCGCTGTGCAAACGTGCTCAAGAAAATGG GTGTGAAAAAGGGAGACCGGGTTTCCATCTACCTTCCCATGATCCCAGAACTCATCTACACCATGTTGGCCTGTGCCAGGATAGGAGCTGTTCACTCCATCGTG TTTGCAGGTTTCTCCTCGGAGTCTCTGTGTGAAAGGATCATGGACGCTCAGAGCAGCGTTCTGGTGACAGCAG ATGGTGTTTACAGAGGAGAGAAGCTGATCAACCTGAAGCAGATTTCAGATGATGCTTTGGAGAAGTGTGGAGAAAA AGCGCCATGCAGTGTCACAAAATGCCTGGTGGTCAACCACCACGCTGTGCGGACGAAAGGTGGAACTTCATGCAACAAACTACAG ACTCCCTGGGACATGAAGCGAGACATGTGGTGGGACGAGGCCATGGCAGACTCTCCTGAAGAGTGTGAACCTGAGTGGCTGGATGCTGAGGATCCTCTGTTTATCCTCTACACAAGTGGCTCCACTGGAAAACCCAAA GGTGTTCTTCACACcactgctggatatctgctcTACACTTCTCTGACcttcaaatatgtttttgatcATCACCATGACGACGTGTACTGGTGCACAGCCGACGTCGGCTGGATCACGGGCCACTCCTACATCACTTACGGCCCTCTTGCAAACGGCGCCACAAGCGTCCTC tttgaaGGCGTTCCCGTCTACCCTCACATCGGCCGCTTCTGGGAGATCATTGAGAAGTACAGAGTGACCAAGTTTTACACTGCCCCCACCGCCATCCGCATGCTGATGAAGTACGGCCAGGAACCGCTGCAGAA GTTTGACCTTTCCACCCTGAGGATCCTTGGCACTGTGGGCGAGCCCATCAACCCTGAGGCGTGGCAGTGGTACCACGAGGTGGTCGGTCAGGGCAGATGTCCTGTGGTCGACACTTTCTGGCAGACAGAGACG GGAGGACATGTGCTGACTCCTCTACCTGCTGCTACGCCTCTGAAACCAGGCTCTGCT acgTTTCCTTTCTTCGGCGTGGAGCCGACCATCCTGAATGAGCATGGAGAGGAGCTGGAGGGAGAAGCTGAGGGTTATCTG GTTTTCAGGAGGCCGTGGCCTGGCATCATGAGAACTGTGTACAAAAGCCAAGAGCGCTTTGAAAGCACCTACTTTAGGAAATTCCCGGGCTTTTATGTGACGGGTGATG GCTGCAGGCGCGACAAAGACGGCTACTACTGGATCACTGGGAGGATAGACGACATGCTGAATGTGTCAG GGCACCTGATGAGCACTGCGGAGGTGGAGGCAGCTCTGGCGCAGCATCCCGCGGTGTCAGAGGCCGCGGTGGTGAGTCGGCCTCACAAGGTGAAGGGGGAGTGTCTTCACTGCTTCGTCACCCTCAAAGACACCAAAGAGTTCAACCAAAAGCTggtggaggagctgaagaagcaGG TGAGAGACAGGATCGGACCAATCGCCACTCCCGACTTCATCCAGAATGCCCCAGCTCTGCCCAAGACCCGCTCAG GGAAGATCATGAGGCGAGTCCTCCGCCAGATCGCTCGCAACGAGACAGACCTCGGGGACCTCTCCACCCTGGCAGACCCTAAGGTGGTGGAGGTGTTGTTCAGCCAGAGGAGCGAGGCTGCAGCCTGA